In Chionomys nivalis chromosome 21, mChiNiv1.1, whole genome shotgun sequence, the genomic window TGCAAGTGACCTCTTTAATAGAAAAACAGCCTTTTAAGTCAGAATTTTTCAGATTTCATTCATagtaggttttaaaaaataatttatttaagcaATCTATTTTCAGTTTGTGTCCATTGATGTTTTACTgggatgtatgtctgtgtgagcccGTCCCTATATTAtgatcataacagtagcaaaattacagttttgaagtagcagcgaaaataattttacggttagAGCTCAGCAGGACCcgaagaactatattaaaaggtcacagcattagggaggtcgagaaccactgctctgtggtttctgtttcaCTTTCCTACCTGAGTGTCTGTCCTGACTTGTCTTGGTGattggttttctgtttctcccaTATGTTGATTTTGGTTAACAGCAACAgcaaagcaaactaggacagcAGTGAGTTTGAAAACCTTACCTCCAATCCATTGCCACCTTCTTTTACAATGTTAGCACCATGGAAGGCACACATAGTATCTTAACAGTATCTTGAAAATATGTTGACCTCACACACCCTGAAAAGTAGTCTATTGTGAAGCTTTAAGaaccacagcagcagcagaagttaCAACACTCATAAAGGGCCAGAGAGACTACACAGTACACTTCATGGCAGTTGCAGTCAGGACAGCCTGACAGAAGGCCatggggctgggatgtagcttagtATTTGGTGCATGCAAGAGACCCTCAGTTCTGTCCTGTGACAAGAAAACAAATGGTGATGTTAATTGCAACTCAATTAAAGCTGGATGTCTCTGAAAGCTTGATTACATACAGTTTTTAAATATCAcaagatattttttataaattttaagttttaaaaatgttgattttttttgtatgtgtgtgtattaatggTTTGccgacatgtgtgtgtgtataccatgctTGTGCCTAGTGTCTGCtgatgtcagaagagggttttggatcccctggaacgggagttacagatagttgtgagccaccatatagatgctaagaattgaacccgggtcccctggaagaagaGCACCAGGTGGTGTctagcaacaagtgctcttaattgctttactatctttccagcccagtGTCACAAGATAACTTTTTGATCCTTCCCCTTTCAAGCATTAAAGtatcttataaaatatattctccaTTCTCATGTACACATAGGGAGCAGGCTGGATCTGACCTGGAGCTCTAATCTGGGGAGCTATGTCAGTAGAACTTCACATCATTCTTCAATAAAGATGGGGCCAAGGGACACACTATACTCTTTGCATTCATGAAAATGTGCCCATTCACTGATTCTTATTGATAGTGTGGCCAAATTGAACATttcagtttgaaaatatttttagtttttatggcGGTGTGCCCACCCCCCAATTTTAACAGTGGCTTATTGACCTTCATTTCTGGTGTCCATGAGAATTTCCATGTGATTGTCTCCCTGTACAGAAGACCTGGCTCCTACCCTCCTGCTGTGTAGCCCCAGTCAGACTGTTCACATTTGTGTACTCTGGTGTCTGCTTCTTTCATGGGGCACTGTCTGTATTAGAGATTGACTTTCTAATACTTCGATATTTTTCCTCTCAGGAGTTAATTGTTGTTGTcgtctatttttctcttttcttttcctgttttttgttttttttttttttctttgagacagggtttctctgtgtagccctagctgtcctgggactcactctgtagtctaggctggccccaaactcagagatgtgcctacctttgcttccagagtgcttggactaaaggtgtgcaccaccaccacttgtcTATTTGTTAACTTCTGAATCTTTTAGACTCCTTAGTAAACTTTATTGACTATACCAGCACTTGGAGTGGTTTctgattcttgtttttttttttttttttttttttttttttaatgccctcTTGTGTTTGTGGACCCATAGCTTCCTAAGCATGAACAGATTTATTTTGGAGTTTGAAATCCTGAATTCTTTGTACTCTGTTCTTGTATTGTGTGCCATGTTTGTGTTGGTGTTCCTCTTAACAGCTCTCTTCCTTTTTATGGCTATATCTCCTATGGATGGCTGACAGACCTTCCTTGGCTGGTGGTGTGTGTAAATAGTATAAGGCACTGGACTTAGAGATGCCAGTGGTACCATTTACATCTGGACTTGGCTTCCCAGACTGCATCATCAAAGATGAGAAGAACCTTCACCCATCTTGTGAACATGGAGTTCCTCACCCTCTTGAAAATTTCCACTTTGTCACATACCTAGTTTTAGGGGAGGGGATGTCTTCTTTACCTTTGCTGTCAGAAAGCTGCCTATAGTTTTGTTATTTCTGTGATGTTGATTATTTCAGGGGAATGGAGTTTTGGGACAGTAGGAGGCTAATGCTAATCTTTACTCTATAGCTCTCAAGAGCCAGAGGGCTTCTGTTTTCACAGGGTGGAATGGAATAatgctttcttcattctttcttgtCAGAGCTAAGATCAGAGATAGAGACATTACTCTCTTCTGTGATGCTATTGCTATGGCCCTTTGCGCCGAAATATGTAGCTCAGcaatagagcacttgcccagcttTGCTGAGCCCAAGTTTGTTATGTACCACAGAACAAAATGagtgctgggcatgatggcacatacctttagttcCATCACTTAgactgaagcaggcagatctcctgcttagtgagaccctgtctctacttagtgagaccctgtctataaaaacaaataagcaaacaaacaaaaaccaacatccAAAATCTTGGGTCTCGATTTTTAGCTCCAGTTGCCCTCAATCTCCGCCTGCTTCTGTTCCCCACATACTGAATTTAAGGTATGTACCACCAAGTTGGACCATACACATCTCACTTCTATAGTAGaaaatgcagactgcagaagtcACAGCTACACATGGAAAAAGACATGCCATTTCTGACCTCATCCACTGAAGAGACATGGATGGGagcactctcttcctgctgattATGTGGTCAGGCCTGGCCAGTTTTGTGCCTTACtttaaataaagttgtttttgttgtttgagtttCTATGCTTGTTAGCTTTTACCAACTTGGCACCAATCTGGGAAGAGGGgccctcaattgaggaattgcctccattagattggcttatgggcatgtctgtgggggcattttcttattgACTCACTATGGGCAGGTAGTATCACCCCTGGATAGGCAGTctggattatataagaaagcaagctgaacaagccatAGAAGAAGCCAGTAAGAAGTGTTCCTCCGTGGTTTGTGCTcctcagttcctgccttagcAGCCCTTGATGATGGACTATATGAGATGAAATAAGCTCCTTTCCTGATCaaagtgtttgtcacagcaacaaaaaccagaCTGCAACAGTCTCTTCAACCCAGGCTCCTTGCTATGTAGCCAGCACTGGCCTTAGATCGGTgatcttcctcctgcctcagcctttagAGTGTTGCTATTCCAGGCGTAAACCATGATGCTTGCCTGACTCCCCCAAATAACTTTAGATAATGCTCTTAGGCCAGTTAAACATATGGGAAACTACTTCAAGAGGTTTTTAATTAGTTATCACATAAAAGTAATATAAGATCTTGAGGAGATTGATTGTACAagagtgtctttgtgtgtatgtattgtggggtgtgtgtgttgtatccATATGAGTGTTCAGATGTACACCCATGTATAAGTTAGAATAGCACATCCAGTATCaccattttattatctttagatAGGGTGTCTCACTGAACTGAAAGCTTCACATTTTGGGCTAGGCTTTGTAGCCAGAGATCTCCCAGGATCTAACTATCTCACATCTGCATCCTCTCTTACCATTAATGCTAGCTTAGAGGCTTGCACAGCCgtgcctgactttttatgtgggtgcggGGAATTCTAACTCAGGTGCTCATACTTTCAGAGCAAGTGCTCTTGCCCATTGAGCcatatctcccccccccccaccaccaccaccaaaggtCTTGAGATTTAGAAGCAATCTTTCCTACAGGGATAGATCAAAAGCATGACTTTaatagagacaggaggaactAGTTAGAGAGGCTGCTATCTGTAGGCCCTGATGAGTCAATCAAAAAGTgctttgaagccgggcggtggtagcacacgcctttaatcccagcacttgggaggcagaggcaggtggatctctgtgagttcgaggccagcctggtctacaagagctagttccaggaccggaaccaaaagctacggagaaaccctgtctcgaaaaatccaaaaaaaaaaaaaaaaaaaaagtgctttgaCTAGCATGGCCCTAAGTGTCTCACTAAGGGAAGATATTCCAAAACAATGCATGTGGCTTGGCTGGCTGACAaaaagggttttattttgttgtgttgtgttacTATTGTTTTTATAATGCTTGGGCTTCCATGTGctagttaaatttttaaaacattgtgcCTTTTTTTGACACATGGTGTCATTAAGTtgtccagactgaccttgaactaactAATCTGTAGCCCAagtaggccttgaacttgtgatcctcctgcctcagtctccacatAGCCTTGTATATGAAGTGTAGGGATACACTgactctaaaaaaaataaaaaacgaatgttatttttcttgttgtcctGTCAGAATAACTGAAGCCCCTGGTAGGGAGAAAACATGGGACACATATAAGGAGTCTAGAAACATGTCCTGAGAGTGTCTCCACAGAGAGAACCAGAGTGAGGTTTGAGGTGAAAAGTGTATTCCATACACAGGCACTAAAGACAGCTGCAGACCCACTGCCCATCAGAAGGCCCAacagaggaggaaggcaggacaGAGCAATCAGGCTCAGCTAGTTTGGATAATCCTCTGGGGAAGGTCTCTGCCTGCCTTTGAACTATCCTGAGTGGGTAAGGCAGGGATCTGTTAGCTTGTCTTTGAGGGTTGAATGAGGGAGCTGTTGGCTTGCATAAGCTTTTTAGGATGCCAAGTTACAGAAAATAAAGCATGTGTCTTAAGGTATTTtcagaagcagagaccagaacCTCAAACCCAGATGAAAGATCTGTCTCCCTGAACATggagtaggatttttttttttttgggaagttttgtaattatatttatgtacagaaaactcagcagtacatttaacccagtttagtggcgagttctttggcctttgccttttccagcttggcaattCGAGCCACAGATTTAGGACCCAGGGCGTTGCCTCCCTAGTGGCGGTGGATCTTATCATATCTGTCGTTGTAATTGGTCTTAATAGCTTCCACCAGCTTGGCCTGAGCACCCTTGTCTTCCGAGTTAACCTGTGTGAAGGCAACAGTGGTGCGTGTCTTCCTATGGACCAGCCgccccagcctggcctttcccttgatAATACAGTAGGGGACCCCCATCTTCcgacacagggcaggcaggaagaccaccagctcaATGGGGTCTACGTCATGGGCAATCAccaccagctgagccttcttgttctctACCAAAGTGGTGACTGTATTTACGCCCGCTTGAAGGACAGGTGATCTCTTACTTGGGACATCCCCTTTGCCggcagctttcttctcagcagGGGCCAGCAGCCTTTGCTTCTTCTCCTGCTTGGTCTCTGGCCTGTACTTGTGGGCAAGTTTAAGCAACTGGGTAGCTGTTTGCCAGTCCAGGGCCTGAGTGAACTGGTTAATGGCAGGAGGAACTTTGAGCCGCTTATAGAGGATGACCCTCTGCCGCTGCAGCCTGAAGTAGCGGGGCCATTTGACAAAGCGTGTGAAATCTCTCTTGTGCTGCCCAATGCCAAAGTTCTTAGGCCTCTTCTCAAACAAAGAAGTCACCACCTTCTTCGCCAACTGCTTCTTCGCCGGGGCTGGGGccaccttcttccccttggccttctttcccttgggcatcTTGCCGGACtggacaagagagagaaagaaataggggATTGTGGGTAATATGTAAGCAGCTTCGGAGATGGTGAGAGATGGAGTAGGATCTTGAAGCTGCCTGTGCATCTTCTAGGGACTCCCTCGtagttgtcatttgtttatgccACTCATATTTTATTTGGGAATTACAGACTTAATCAGTATCTTTGGTGTTTATGGAAAGTAGAGtgtttctctttctacctttcaCATAGTGTTGTGAAGAACAAGAAAGTTTTGAAGTTGATGAGTATCAGGTGTTGGAAGTTGAGCTTTGGGGCATTATGATCTGTTGGAATTGAGGGCCAGGGTACTCTCTGCTCTGGGTATTCACTGTCCTTGCTTGTCAGAAAAGACAGTATACAGAGCAGGACAAAGGGCAGAGTCCCTAGGATCACTAAGCTCCATCCAATTGTGGATTTTTTTCATGGGTTCAGGTATTATGTTCTCATGGCTGTCCCCCAGAATGAATTTTCAGGATCCTAACAGTTCATTTTGTTCTCCTGTCATGAGTTCCTTATCTACTTTGCTCTCCATTATGCTCCTATTGATGATAACCTGGGGAGCTGCCTCTTGAAATAGCCCTCCTTGCTCAGCTCCCTACCCAGAGTGAAGCTCCTGGCTACTCAGGACAAAGCAACTGCACATTTTGGTTGAACAGTCTGTTTGGTACCCCTATGAAATTGGCAAGATTTTATGATTTGATttcagtattattatttttttcttttttaaacctgctttctcttttcttttgaggcagacAGTTGATGACGAAGCAATGGCAGCATAAATGAAGATCAAGTAAGGGGAGGAGAACGATGCCCAAGGGTGGGTGTTCTAAAACACCACAGCAAGAAGACTTTTCTctcagcaacgacatggtggagAAACAAACTGGGAAAAAGGTAAGACTTGGGCTTGACTACTTCTTGCCTCTCCTGGATCATTAAGTCTCAGGATA contains:
- the LOC130863691 gene encoding 60S ribosomal protein L7a-like → MPKGKKAKGKKVAPAPAKKQLAKKVVTSLFEKRPKNFGIGQHKRDFTRFVKWPRYFRLQRQRVILYKRLKVPPAINQFTQALDWQTATQLLKLAHKYRPETKQEKKQRLLAPAEKKAAGKGDVPSKRSPVLQAGVNTVTTLVENKKAQLVVIAHDVDPIELVVFLPALCRKMGVPYCIIKGKARLGRLVHRKTRTTVAFTQVNSEDKGAQAKLVEAIKTNYNDRYDKIHRH